The genomic stretch GATGATGCAGCCGTCCGAGTATCTGAATGACCCTAACAGTTAGTTGAGTGTAAGATATTGATTTATAAGCAAATTAACTCCCTAACATTTTTTTGATTATTTTCCTTCGTTCCTGATGGCGATACTCCTCGACTAAGCCTATTTCAGACGTGGCTTCGCAAAGCAGGGCGGCGGATCGCAATCGACGATAGCTTCACTGTATACTTTTGGCTCCGCATACCCCTTGAGCTACAGGAACACCAGCATGACTGTACTCCAAACGCTCTACTGGCAGCCTACGCCGCCTTAGCGCTACGCCCCCTCGCAACAACCTCGCCTCCGCCAGTTTCGCTGGCGGCTGCGTACTGCTGTATGCCCGGTTCTTACACCCAAAGCGCACAGCAAAATAATCCTCACAATTTGAATTCGTATCGACGCGCTCGCCATTTTCCTGGCATGCGTGCGGTGCATTGCTTTGGATATTCTGATGCTACAAACACTCAAACAAACGTGGTTTTCCAACGTCCGTGGCGACGTGCTCGCGGGGATCGTCGTCGCACTTGCGCTGATCCCTGAAGCCATCGCTTTCTCTATCATTGCGGGCGTCGACCCCAAAGTTGGTCTCTACGCCTCATTCTGTATCGCCGTGGTGATCGCCTTTGTCGGTGGCCGCCCAGGCATGATTTCAGCCGCGACAGGGGCCATGGCACTGCTGATGGTGACCCTGGTCAAGAACCATGGTCTTGAATATCTGCTGGCCGCCACGCTGCTGTGTGGCGTGTTGCAAATTGGTGCTGGCTACCTGAAGCTCGGCTCGCTGATGCGCTTCGTTTCGCGCTCGGTGGTGACCGGCTTCGTCAATGCACTGGCGATCCTGATTTTCATGGCTCAGCTGCCCGAGCTGACCAATGTCACCTGGCACGTCTACGCCATGACAGCCGCAGGCCTCGGCATCATCTACCTATTTCCCTATATCCCCAGGATCGGCAAGCTCATCCCATCGCCACTGGTGTGCATCATCGTGCTGACCGCAGTCGCCATGTCGGTTGGGCTGGATATCCGCACGGTCGGTGATATGGGGGAACTGCCGGATACGCTGCCAATCTTTCTCTGGCCTGACGTGCCGCTGACGTTCGAGACGTTGGCCATCATCTTCCCTTACTCGGCAGCGCTGGCCGTGGTCGGTCTGCTGGAGTCGATGATGACCGCGACTATTGTCGACGACCTGACCGACACCCCCAGCGACAAGAACCGCGAGTGCAAGGGCCAGGGCGTGGCCAACATTGCTTCGGGTCTGATCGGCGGTATGGCCGGCTGCGCGATGATTGGTCAGTCGATCATCAACGTGAAATCCGGCGGTCGTTCTCGTCTGTCCTCCCTGGCCGCAGGTGTATTCCTGCTGCTGATGGTGGTGTTCCTCGGCGACTGGCTGAAGCAGATCCCGATGGCTGCGCTGGTGGCAGTGATGATCATGGTGTCCATCGGCACCTTCAGTTGGGATTCGCTGCGCAACCTGAAGAAGCACCCGTTGTCGACCAACATTGTCATGGTCGTCACCGTTGTGGTCGTGGTGGCCACCCACAACCTTGCCTTCGGCGTGTTGGCCGGCGTGCTGCTGGCCGCGATGTTCTTCGCCAACAAGGTTGGCCATTACATGGCGATCAGTTCTTCGCTGGACGAATCCGGCGAGCATCGTAGCTATAACGTCACTGGCCAGGTGTTCTTCAGCTCGGCAGACAAGTTCGTCGCGGCCTTCGACTTCAAAGAAGCCCTGAACAAGGTAACCATCGACCTGAATCGCGCCCACTTCTGGGATATCACCGCAGTTGCTGCCCTGGACAAGGTGGTTATCAAGTTCCGCCGCGAAGGCACCGAAGTTGAAGTGTTAGGTCTCAACGAAGCGAGCGCCACTATCGTGGATCGATTCGGAGTTCACGATAAACCCGACGCCATTGATCAACTCATGGGCCACTGAGAAGGAGAACAACGATGACCCAAGTAATTGCCTGTATCGACGGTTCCACCTCGGCTCCAGCTGTGTGCGACTACGCAGCCTGGGCCAGTCTGAGCCTGGAAGCCCCGCTGACCTTCTTGCATGTGCTGGATCAGCGCCAGTACCCAGTTGCGGCCGACTTGAGTGGCAATATCGGCCTTGGCAGCCGCGAGCATCTGCTCGATGAGCTTGCTTCCCTGGATGAACAGCGCGGTAAGTTGGCCCTGGAGCAGGGGCGGATCATGTTAACGGCCGCGAAAGAGCGGGCCATGACGGATGGTGTGACCGCGCCGGAGTCCAAGCAACGTCATGGCGATCTGCTGGAAAACCTGCAAGAGCTGGAAAGCGAAACGCGCCTATTGGTCATCGGTCGCCAAGGCGAGTCTAGCGGCGGTCTGAGTCAGCATGTCGGAAGCCAGCTGGAGAGCGTGATTCGTATCATGCACCGGCCAATCCTGGTCACCCCGGCCAACTTCCAAAAGCCCGAGAGCGCGATGCTGGCCTTCGATGGCAGCGCTACTACCCGCAAGGGTGTGGAGATGCTGGCGGCCAGCCCCCTGCTGAAGGGGCTGCCGATCCACCTGGTGATGGTTGGGCCAGTGAACGACGAATCGTCCGCGCAGCTGGACTGGGCGCAGAAAGTGCTGCTCAACGTCGGATTCACTGTTCGCGCCGAGACCCTGAACGGCGAGATAGAGCCTACCTTGCACGCCTATCAGAAAGAGCACGGCATCGACCTGCTGGTGATGGGGGCCTACGGTCATTCGCGCATCCGTCAGTTTCTGGTCGGCAGCACCACGACCAGCATGCTGCGCACCACCACTGGCCCACTGTTGCTGCTGCGCTAACGGCCATGGACGACGCCCTCGATCTTGCCCATTTCAAGACCCTACTGGAACAGCGGGCTGCCGAGCTGGATCGGTTGCTGGAAGACGCTGAGTCTCGCTCGCAATCGGTGGAGTTGGATCAAAGCAAGGTAGGGCGTCTGTCGAGGATGGACGCACTCCAGCAGCAAGCGATGAACGATGCCATCCGCAGTCGGGCGCAGCATGAACGCGTCCGCCTCCAGCTGGCCCTCAAGCGTTGGCACGAGGGCGAGTATGGCTGGTGTAACCAATGCGGCGAGTTGATCGCCTCGGGCCGCCTGGAATTCGATCCGGCCACGCCGTTGTGCATCACCTGTGCGAGCCGCGCCGAGTCGGATTGAAACCATGACAGCTCGTGACGTCAGTCCCAATTAACGAGGCTTCTAATGTATTTGATGGCTAAAAACTGGTTGGGCCGAACACAGAAAACAAGTGCCTGGATGTGGGCACTGCTGTGCTTTGTATTGCTTACCGTATTCCAAGTCCGCACCCATCACCTTGATGATCGGTTGTACTTCTGGATCAAGACCCACTGGCACACCGACGATTGGCAGGAGCGCTCTGTGTGGCTGCCTGACTATCGGGTTGAGCTCGATGCTAAGCCGGTTCCCGGTGTGGACAACAACCTTTCGGGCCTGACCTTCGACCCTGACCTGAACCTGCTATGGGCGGTTACCAACGGCCCAAACGAACTATTGGCCCTCAGTCGTGACGGTGACGTGGAAAGGCGCTATAGCCTGGACGGTTTCCACGATGTGGAGGCGGTGTCCTATGCCGGCAACGGCCAACTGGTAATCGCCGAGGAGCGCCGGCAGAGCCTTGTTATCGTGGATGTCCCCCTCGCCGAAGGCAGTAAGCTTTCTCCCGGTCGCTCATTGAGCCGAGACCAGTATCCAGCTCTGACCTTGGCACTTGGCAAGGCGGACAACAAAGGCCTTGAAGGGCTCGCCTACGACCTGAAAGGTGATCGCTTGTTTGTGACCAAGGAGCGTGACCCTCGCCAATTGCTGGAAGTGGGCGGCCTTCGTGCCAGCCTGGCAGGAGGTTTTTCCCTGCACGTGCGCGACCTGTCCAACTTGGTAAAGGACAAGGTATTTGCCACTGACTTGTCTTCGGTCGTCTTCGATCAACAGAGTGGCCACCTGATATTGCTCAGCGACGAGTCGAAACTGCTGATTGAAATCACCGATGAGGGCAAGGTGGTGAGTTTCCGCTCCTTGGCGAGGGGGTTTGCTGGTTTGCTGAAAGGCATACCCCAAGCCGAAGGCGTAACCATCGACGATGAAGGGTATTTGTACGTGGTCAGCGAGCCGAACTTGTTCTATCGCTTTACCCGCGAGACAGACTGACCAGTCAACAAGCTACAGTCAGGCGTGGCCGGGACGCTTGAACTGTTAGCGTGCGATTTTTACGAATTCTGCGGGTTCCCCATCAGGGCCTAGTTGGCCCTGGTTTCAGAGGGAGTGCGGTGACCTTACCGTTGGCAACCGCCTTCAGCTGAATCATCTCGAATATTAGTCGCTGGTTAACCGAAGCCAGCCGAGCTACCTCCGCTAAAAGCTGATCATTCTCTGCACGGAGCACCCTGTTCTTTTCTTTCTCGCTCATCAACGCTTGATGCTTAGGGAAGGTCTGAAGTAGCCCTGTATTTCCGGTCGACTTCAGCCCTCGCTGCTTTTGAAAGCGGGCCGTCGATCAAATTCGACCAGGTAACCCGCTCAGTTCTCCGTTTTTGGCCGCCGCGAGCACCTCGCAGCAGCCATTTTCCGCATTACAGGTGCACCTTTCCTGCGGTAGTCAGCAAATGTCGGCGCGCCATCCATAGGTTCGACAGCGCGAACAGCGTCACCAGCTGAGCGGTGTTCTTGGCCAGGCCACGGAAGCGCACCTTCACGTAACCGAACTGGCGCTTGATCACTCGAAACGGGTGCTCGACCTTCGCTCGCACTTGTGCCTTGGCCTTCTCGATCTTGCGCTTGGCTTTGTACAGGGCGCTGCGTTTATCGAGCTTCTTGTAGGTGCTGCGGCGTGCTGCGACCTGCCAGATCACTTCGCGGCCAGCATGTTCGGGGCGCTTTTCGACGCCGGTGTAGCCGGCATCGGCGCAGACGACGTTCTCGTCACCGTGCAGCAGTTTGTCGACCTGGGTGATATCCGCCACGTTGGCTGCCGTGCCTACCACGCTGTGTACCAGCCCCGACTCATCATCCACGCCGATGTGCGCCTTCATGCCAAAGTAATACTGGTTCCCTTTCTTGCTCTGGTGCATTTCCGGGTCGCGCTTGCCGTCCTGGTTCTTGGTCGAGCTGGGCGCGTGGATCAGTGTGGCATCGACGATAGTGCCCTGGCGCAGCGACAGGCCGCGATCCCCCAGGTAGCCATTGATTACGCCGAGGATGCCGGCTGCCAGCTCATGTTTCTCCAGCAAGCGACGGAACTTGAGGATGGTGGTTTCGTCGGGAATACGCTCGAGGCTCAGCCCGGCGAACTGACGCAGGATGGTCGTCTCGTAGAGCGCTTCTTCCATGGCCGGGTCGCTGTAGCCGAACCAGTTCTGCATCAGATGGATACGTAACATGGCCATCAGCGGATAGGCTGGACGACCACCTTCACCCTTTGGGTAGTGTGGCTCGATCAGGGCAATCAATCCCTTCCACGGCACCACCTGATCCATCTCGATCAGGAACAATTCCTTACGGGTCTGCTTGCGCTTGCCGGCGTACTCGGCGTCGGCGAAGGTCATCTGCTTCATGGAAAAACTCGGCTGGCGGGATCGGCGTATTTCACCAGATTCAGGAAGTCTTTTTCAGACCTTCCTTAGAGTCTCGCTGGGCTCGCACCGACTTGCCAACGATGTTGCGAATCCTTTCCGCTATGCTTGGGTAAGTGTTATGGATGAGTCCCGGAGTCACACCTGCGGCACGGGCAACGGATGTGATGGAAAGCTTTCCGTCACCAGCAATGAGATCGTCGACGACCTTGTTGAGCGCGGCGAGTGTCTTCGACCTGGAGCGAATAGGAGAGTCAGGGCCCACCGCCTGTCTAGTCATTTGCCGCCTCCTCCATTTCCTCAACTGGAGAAAGGCCAAGGCTGGTAATTACATCTAGTGCAACCTGCAAGTCGCGTTCTGCGCGCTGCCTAACAGCCGGGCCTGCATCCTCAATTTTTATCAGCTCTCGCTGTTGAATGTAGATGTCCTGCCAAGTGCTGGCGAAGACTTCATCGATCACCGAATTTTTGCACCCTGGACACCGTGTGGCTTCGTATAGACCAGCACCTCCGCAGCCCCGCTCTGTGGCGATGCACCAGCCGTGTCCAGTCGCACGAATGTTGGCATGTGGGGCGGTCTGGGCAAGCAAAGCAGCTCTATCCTTGATTGGAATTGCCCGCAATTCCACAATCTTTTCGCCAGCGCCCCCTGCCAGTGGCTGATCATCGAGCCATGATTCGATCAGGTCAATTTTAAACTCTGTCATCTGCTGGAAGATCTCATCAAAGAGAGTCAGGTCTTGCTGCGGATTGGATGCATAGAGTTGGGTCATACTCATGCTGCTGTGTTTGAACTGCCATTTGAGGTAGATCAATGAAGTGCGGCCCATACGGGATTCTACAAAGCATCTTGCATATGTTCGCCTGCATTGATGCGTCCTCAACGGCCAATCGCTTCCAGCGGCTTTAGCTATACGGTCAAACGCAGCATTGGATGCTTGCCCGCTGAGAGCCTCAACATGATGGCTTTCCTGAACTTTCCCTCCTTGTGTGTTTCGTCCCAAAAATAGTTTATTCGCGTCTTTTCGGGCTTTTTCGAGCCTAAGGAGATGTTCAGTTGAATACGAAAAATCCCGATTGCTTGCAAGCTGTCTAATCTCTTCATCCAGCTCTTTTCTGATGGGTGCTGAATATTTTGCCAAAAGACTTAAAGCTTCAATCGTTAGTTCTGGCACAAGATATTCGACTTGGCCTTTACCTGTCTTGTGCTCGACTGTGGTCACCCAGCAAAAATTAATTCCATTTCTTAACTCTTTGCGCCAAGCGCCAACCTCAATTCCAATTGCCTCGTCATTGCGCATGCCGCTAGTGATTGAAACTATATACAGAACAGCATCTCTGCAACGAATTGCCATCCGTTCATCACTAGGATGATATCCAATACCATTGACTGCCAATTCGGCCTTCATCTCCCGGACAATGCTTTCGCAATAGTTGAAAATCCTAGATTGTTCATCATGAGGAATGATATCTGTTCGCCCGACGTTTTTAGTGGCAGCACCCAACCCTTTTACATTCGCGACCCCACAAATCCGCCACAATGTCGAATTACCCCAAGGATAACTCTGAATGGGAAACATCGTGTCGACAGAAAACACCCAAAGAAAATCAATAACCCGTAATCGCCCATACAGCGGGAGAGGCCTTAACTTCAATTCATATTTGCAATGATGAACGTAATTGCTGACATGGATCGGACGGACATCTGCAAAGCTTGAAACTCCTAGATTGTTTAACCAGCGAACAAAAGGCATCACGCTGACGACGGCGAAAGTAGTAATGCCCCGTGCGATAGGAGGTTTGGATCTAGGCATTCCTCTTTTAAACCAAGCATAAGCAACAGCTTTGCAGTCATCAATAAGCGCCCGAGGCATGCCCATATCCCAGTTGATGAATTTATAAGAATGAGCAATATTGGCCTGATCAAAAAACGGGCGAAGATCCCACTGTGCATCGCCAAACCTGCTAAGAACGAAGGTTTCTCCATCTTCATTAACGATAGCGCTGATCACGATTGCATCCCGCTCTGCGGGACTTAGACCATTCGCTGAAACTGGCTGTGCGATGAGGACATCATATGCCTTTAACACCGCATTCGTGGTTCTTATGCTCAAATTTCGCCGCCCAATTTTTTCTTCATGAACTCGATTTTTTTAGCCCAGAACAAGTGCGGAGATGACTCAGCCTGAGCCCTTGCTTGCGAAACCAATGCAAGATCAAACTTCTGGGTGAAATCATCTATCAATCGAATATAGTCAAACTGACGCTTGCGC from Pseudomonas putida encodes the following:
- a CDS encoding STAS domain-containing protein, yielding MLQTLKQTWFSNVRGDVLAGIVVALALIPEAIAFSIIAGVDPKVGLYASFCIAVVIAFVGGRPGMISAATGAMALLMVTLVKNHGLEYLLAATLLCGVLQIGAGYLKLGSLMRFVSRSVVTGFVNALAILIFMAQLPELTNVTWHVYAMTAAGLGIIYLFPYIPRIGKLIPSPLVCIIVLTAVAMSVGLDIRTVGDMGELPDTLPIFLWPDVPLTFETLAIIFPYSAALAVVGLLESMMTATIVDDLTDTPSDKNRECKGQGVANIASGLIGGMAGCAMIGQSIINVKSGGRSRLSSLAAGVFLLLMVVFLGDWLKQIPMAALVAVMIMVSIGTFSWDSLRNLKKHPLSTNIVMVVTVVVVVATHNLAFGVLAGVLLAAMFFANKVGHYMAISSSLDESGEHRSYNVTGQVFFSSADKFVAAFDFKEALNKVTIDLNRAHFWDITAVAALDKVVIKFRREGTEVEVLGLNEASATIVDRFGVHDKPDAIDQLMGH
- a CDS encoding universal stress protein produces the protein MTQVIACIDGSTSAPAVCDYAAWASLSLEAPLTFLHVLDQRQYPVAADLSGNIGLGSREHLLDELASLDEQRGKLALEQGRIMLTAAKERAMTDGVTAPESKQRHGDLLENLQELESETRLLVIGRQGESSGGLSQHVGSQLESVIRIMHRPILVTPANFQKPESAMLAFDGSATTRKGVEMLAASPLLKGLPIHLVMVGPVNDESSAQLDWAQKVLLNVGFTVRAETLNGEIEPTLHAYQKEHGIDLLVMGAYGHSRIRQFLVGSTTTSMLRTTTGPLLLLR
- a CDS encoding TraR/DksA family transcriptional regulator — its product is MDDALDLAHFKTLLEQRAAELDRLLEDAESRSQSVELDQSKVGRLSRMDALQQQAMNDAIRSRAQHERVRLQLALKRWHEGEYGWCNQCGELIASGRLEFDPATPLCITCASRAESD
- a CDS encoding DNA-binding protein, yielding MYLMAKNWLGRTQKTSAWMWALLCFVLLTVFQVRTHHLDDRLYFWIKTHWHTDDWQERSVWLPDYRVELDAKPVPGVDNNLSGLTFDPDLNLLWAVTNGPNELLALSRDGDVERRYSLDGFHDVEAVSYAGNGQLVIAEERRQSLVIVDVPLAEGSKLSPGRSLSRDQYPALTLALGKADNKGLEGLAYDLKGDRLFVTKERDPRQLLEVGGLRASLAGGFSLHVRDLSNLVKDKVFATDLSSVVFDQQSGHLILLSDESKLLIEITDEGKVVSFRSLARGFAGLLKGIPQAEGVTIDDEGYLYVVSEPNLFYRFTRETD
- a CDS encoding IS5-like element ISPpu18 family transposase — encoded protein: MKQMTFADAEYAGKRKQTRKELFLIEMDQVVPWKGLIALIEPHYPKGEGGRPAYPLMAMLRIHLMQNWFGYSDPAMEEALYETTILRQFAGLSLERIPDETTILKFRRLLEKHELAAGILGVINGYLGDRGLSLRQGTIVDATLIHAPSSTKNQDGKRDPEMHQSKKGNQYYFGMKAHIGVDDESGLVHSVVGTAANVADITQVDKLLHGDENVVCADAGYTGVEKRPEHAGREVIWQVAARRSTYKKLDKRSALYKAKRKIEKAKAQVRAKVEHPFRVIKRQFGYVKVRFRGLAKNTAQLVTLFALSNLWMARRHLLTTAGKVHL
- a CDS encoding tyrosine-type recombinase/integrase, translating into MAIRCRDAVLYIVSITSGMRNDEAIGIEVGAWRKELRNGINFCWVTTVEHKTGKGQVEYLVPELTIEALSLLAKYSAPIRKELDEEIRQLASNRDFSYSTEHLLRLEKARKDANKLFLGRNTQGGKVQESHHVEALSGQASNAAFDRIAKAAGSDWPLRTHQCRRTYARCFVESRMGRTSLIYLKWQFKHSSMSMTQLYASNPQQDLTLFDEIFQQMTEFKIDLIESWLDDQPLAGGAGEKIVELRAIPIKDRAALLAQTAPHANIRATGHGWCIATERGCGGAGLYEATRCPGCKNSVIDEVFASTWQDIYIQQRELIKIEDAGPAVRQRAERDLQVALDVITSLGLSPVEEMEEAAND